One stretch of Arachis duranensis cultivar V14167 chromosome 1, aradu.V14167.gnm2.J7QH, whole genome shotgun sequence DNA includes these proteins:
- the LOC107459822 gene encoding PTI1-like tyrosine-protein kinase At3g15890 isoform X1, which produces MGSSLSCCGSDKIEEAAQTAFGAVNNNSWRIFTYKELHAATNGFSEDNKLGEGGFGSVYWGKTSDGHECWQIAVKKLKAMNSKAEMEFAVEVEVLGRVRHKNLLGLRGYCAGNEERLIVYDYMANLSLLSHLHGQFANEVQLDWKRRMKIAIGSAEGVLYLHHDVTPHIIHRDIKASNVLLNSDFEPLVADFGFAKLIPEGVSHMTTRVKGTLGYLAPEYAMWGKVSESCDVYSFGILLLELVTGRKPIEKLPGGIKRTITEWAEPFISKSRFGDLVDPKLRGNFDENQVKQAIHVAALCVQSEPDKRPNMKQVVNLLKGYEPNHNTVFNTRLHTVKYTDTLMPLDHHGDDDLDDDATNSSAGYGVFSAIQVQKMNLPP; this is translated from the exons ATGGGATCCTCCCTGAGTTGCTGTGGCTCTGACAAAATTGAAGAAGCAGC GCAAACAGCATTTGGTGCAGTTAACAACAATTCATGGAGAATATTCACGTACAAGGAGCTGCATGCAGCTACGAATGGATTCAGTGAGGACAATAAGCTTGGTGAAGGTGGATTTGGAAGCGTGTATTGGGGAAAAACAAGTGATGGTCATGAG TGTTGGCAGATAGCGGTGAAGAAACTGAAGGCAATGAACTCGAAGGCAGAGATGGAATTTGCGGTAGAAGTAGAAGTACTGGGAAGGGTTAGGCACAAGAATTTGTTGGGACTGAGAGGGTACTGTGCAGGGAATGAAGAAAGGCTTATAGTGTACGATTACATGGCGAATCTAAGCCTTCTTTCTCATCTGCATGGGCAGTTTGCAAATGAAGTGCAACTGGATTGGAAAAGGAGAATGAAGATTGCAATTGGATCTGCAGAAGGAGTGTTGTATTTGCACCATGACGTCACACCACACATCATCCACAGAGACATCAAAGCAAGCAACGTTCTTCTCAACTCAGACTTCGAGCCGCTTGTTGCTGACTTCGGCTTCGCTAAGCTGATCCCTGAAGGGGTTAGCCACATGACTACCCGTGTTAAGGGCACTTTGGGATACTTGGCACCCGAATACGCCATGTGGGGAAAAGTCTCCGAGAGTTGCGATGTTTATAGCTTTGGGATTCTTCTCTTGGAGCTTGTAACTGGAAGAAAGCCAATTGAGAAGCTCCCTGGTGGGATTAAGAGAACCATAACCGAATGGGCTGAGCCATTCATAAGTAAATCAAGGTTCGGGGATCTTGTTGATCCTAAACTCAGAGGTAACTTTGATGAGAATCAGGTGAAGCAAGCCATTCATGTGGCTGCACTTTGCGTGCAGAGTGAGCCTGATAAGAGACCCAACATGAAGCAAGTGGTTAACCTTCTCAAAGGGTATGAACCCAATCATAACACTGTTTTCAACACTAGGCTTCACACTGTCAAATACACTGATACATTGATGCCACTTGATCATCATGGTGATGATGATCTTGATGATGATGCAACTAATAGCAGCGCCGGCTATGGTGTTTTTAGTGCCATTCAGGTCCAAAAGATGAACTTACCACCATAA
- the LOC107459822 gene encoding PTI1-like tyrosine-protein kinase At3g15890 isoform X2, with product MGSSLSCCGSDKIEEAAQTAFGAVNNNSWRIFTYKELHAATNGFSEDNKLGEGGFGSVYWGKTSDGHEIAVKKLKAMNSKAEMEFAVEVEVLGRVRHKNLLGLRGYCAGNEERLIVYDYMANLSLLSHLHGQFANEVQLDWKRRMKIAIGSAEGVLYLHHDVTPHIIHRDIKASNVLLNSDFEPLVADFGFAKLIPEGVSHMTTRVKGTLGYLAPEYAMWGKVSESCDVYSFGILLLELVTGRKPIEKLPGGIKRTITEWAEPFISKSRFGDLVDPKLRGNFDENQVKQAIHVAALCVQSEPDKRPNMKQVVNLLKGYEPNHNTVFNTRLHTVKYTDTLMPLDHHGDDDLDDDATNSSAGYGVFSAIQVQKMNLPP from the exons ATGGGATCCTCCCTGAGTTGCTGTGGCTCTGACAAAATTGAAGAAGCAGC GCAAACAGCATTTGGTGCAGTTAACAACAATTCATGGAGAATATTCACGTACAAGGAGCTGCATGCAGCTACGAATGGATTCAGTGAGGACAATAAGCTTGGTGAAGGTGGATTTGGAAGCGTGTATTGGGGAAAAACAAGTGATGGTCATGAG ATAGCGGTGAAGAAACTGAAGGCAATGAACTCGAAGGCAGAGATGGAATTTGCGGTAGAAGTAGAAGTACTGGGAAGGGTTAGGCACAAGAATTTGTTGGGACTGAGAGGGTACTGTGCAGGGAATGAAGAAAGGCTTATAGTGTACGATTACATGGCGAATCTAAGCCTTCTTTCTCATCTGCATGGGCAGTTTGCAAATGAAGTGCAACTGGATTGGAAAAGGAGAATGAAGATTGCAATTGGATCTGCAGAAGGAGTGTTGTATTTGCACCATGACGTCACACCACACATCATCCACAGAGACATCAAAGCAAGCAACGTTCTTCTCAACTCAGACTTCGAGCCGCTTGTTGCTGACTTCGGCTTCGCTAAGCTGATCCCTGAAGGGGTTAGCCACATGACTACCCGTGTTAAGGGCACTTTGGGATACTTGGCACCCGAATACGCCATGTGGGGAAAAGTCTCCGAGAGTTGCGATGTTTATAGCTTTGGGATTCTTCTCTTGGAGCTTGTAACTGGAAGAAAGCCAATTGAGAAGCTCCCTGGTGGGATTAAGAGAACCATAACCGAATGGGCTGAGCCATTCATAAGTAAATCAAGGTTCGGGGATCTTGTTGATCCTAAACTCAGAGGTAACTTTGATGAGAATCAGGTGAAGCAAGCCATTCATGTGGCTGCACTTTGCGTGCAGAGTGAGCCTGATAAGAGACCCAACATGAAGCAAGTGGTTAACCTTCTCAAAGGGTATGAACCCAATCATAACACTGTTTTCAACACTAGGCTTCACACTGTCAAATACACTGATACATTGATGCCACTTGATCATCATGGTGATGATGATCTTGATGATGATGCAACTAATAGCAGCGCCGGCTATGGTGTTTTTAGTGCCATTCAGGTCCAAAAGATGAACTTACCACCATAA
- the LOC107459805 gene encoding protein GLUTAMINE DUMPER 3 produces MAAAYREPMKAEARAPSSMGQQVPHSAWHSPVPYLFGGLAAMLGLIAFALLILACSYWKLSGYLEGNGEGERDLEAGEGKGDDNHKPQQGPYEEKILVIMAGQDKPTFLATPVSSSTVRSSSSFANNTNTCTCDQSQKSEEGAKQVRSEIENRDAAHDGSS; encoded by the coding sequence ATGGCGGCTGCATACAGAGAACCAATGAAAGCAGAAGCAAGAGCCCCTTCTTCCATGGGCCAACAAGTACCACACTCGGCATGGCATTCCCCTGTTCCATACCTGTTTGGAGGCCTTGCTGCCATGCTGGGGCTCATAGCCTTCGCTCTCTTGATCCTCGCCTGCTCCTATTGGAAGCTCTCTGGCTACTTGGAAGGAAACGGCGAAGGAGAACGAGACCTGGAAGCTGGAGAAGGAAAAGGCGACGACAACCATAAACCGCAACAAGGTCCTTACGAGGAGAAGATCCTTGTGATCATGGCCGGACAGGACAAACCAACATTCTTGGCCACGCCAGTTTCATCAAGTACCGTTAGGTCCTCTTCTTCCTTCGCCAACAACACCAACACTTGTACCTGTGACCAGTCTCAAAAATCCGAAGAGGGCGCTAAACAAGTAAGAAGCGAAATCGAAAACAGAGACGCTGCTCATGATGGATCGTCTTAA